A genomic stretch from Brachyhypopomus gauderio isolate BG-103 unplaced genomic scaffold, BGAUD_0.2 sc37, whole genome shotgun sequence includes:
- the npb gene encoding neuropeptide B — protein MCAMERSVRSVLVFVSVIILISCHPSEAWYKQSTGPSYYSVGRASGLLSGIRRSPYVRRSETESLLDSGETETTGNNAAPDLSNRQTAVLKNMAICVKDVSPILQSCEMIPDGSSAFRCKADVLLSLDSRDCSVA, from the exons GTGTTCGTGAGTGTCATCATCCTCATCTCGTGTCATCCCTCAGAAGCCTGGTACAAGCAGTCGACCGGCCCAAGCTATTACTCTGTCGGTAGAGCATCGGGCTTACTGTCCGGCATCCGACGGTCACCTTACGTCCGGCGATCCGAGACGGAATCATTACTGGACAGCGGGGAGACAGAAACAACTGGGAACAACGCGGCGCCCGACCTTTCCAACCGACAGACCGCCGTCCTTAAAAACATG GCTATTTGTGTTAAGGACGTTTCTCCGATCCTGCAGAGCTGCGAGATGATACCCGACGGCTCGAGCGCGTTCCGGTGTAAAGCGGACGTGCTGCTCTCGCTCGACTCGCGCGACTGCTCGGTGGCGTGA
- the gnav1 gene encoding LOW QUALITY PROTEIN: guanine nucleotide binding protein (G protein) alpha v1 (The sequence of the model RefSeq protein was modified relative to this genomic sequence to represent the inferred CDS: inserted 1 base in 1 codon), producing MNDMGLCLGSEVTEESKKAKIHSVGIDRYLYEHAKREMNVVKILLLGAAESGKSTLVKQMKIIHSHGFTQQELVSFKPAVLDNLLTSMKFVLYGMGILRINLATNKNKVHAHTVLSCGRCFDEEQVLFPFIXHALSCLWADQGVRSAATRGYEYELNDSALYFFENMARIISSDYVPTETDVLRVRIRTTGVIETQFKVKHLVFRLYDVGGQRTERRKWISCFEDVRAVLFVVALSGYDMTLVEDPSMNRLQESLKLFSSICNNVFFRSTSMILFMNKIDLFQEKILHSGRHLRLYLPLFRGADCDVDAAARFIAAMFVAQNTAPAKLIYHHFTTATDTSNVQVVFQVVMDTIIKENLEAVSLL from the exons ATGAACGACATGGGTCTGTGTTTGGGCTCCGAGGTCACGGAGGAGAGCAAGAAGGCAAAGATTCACAGCGTGGGTATAGACCGATACCTTTATGAACATGCGAAGCGAGAGATGAACGTGGTGAAGATTCTTCTGCTTG gagctGCTGAAAGTGGGAAGAGCACCCTTGTTAAACAGATGAAGATTATTCACAGCCATGGATTCACCCAACAGGAGCTGGTGAGCTTTAAG CCGGCGGTGCTGGACAATCTGCTGACGTCTATGAAGTTTGTGCTGTATGGAATGGGCATTCTGAGAATCAACCTGGCCACCAACAAGAACAAG gtccacGCTCACACTGTGCTCTCCTGTGGGCGGTGCTTTGATGAGGAGCAGGTGTTATTCCCCTTCA GCCACGCCCTCTCCTGTCTGTGGGCGGATCAAGGGGTGCGGTCTGCAGCCACGCGCGGATATGAATACGAACTCAACGACTCAGCGCTCTA ttttTTTGAGAACATGGCTCGGATCATTTCTTCAGACTATGTGCCCACAGAGACGGATGTGTTGAGAGTGAGAATCCGGACCACCGGAGTCATCGAGACGCAGTTTAAGGTCAAACACCTGGTCTTCAG GCTGTACGATGTTGGAGGCCAGAGGACGGAGCGGAGGAAGTGGATAAGCTGCTTTGAGGACGTGAGAGCTGTGCTCTTTGTGGTGGCTCTGAGTGGCTACGACATGACACTGGTGGAAGACCCTTCCATG AACCGGCTCCAGGAGAGCCTCAAGCTCTTCTCCTCCATCTGCAACAATGTGTTCTTCAGGAGCACCTCCATG ATCTTATTCATGAACAAGATCGATCTGTTTCAAGAGAAGATCCTCCACTCCGGCCGCCACCTAAGACTCTACCTGCCGCTCTTCAGAG gcgCTGACTGTGATGTAGATGCTGCTGCCCGGTTCATTGCTGCCATGTTTGTGGCTCAGAACACTGCCCCTGCGAAACTCATCTACCATCACTTCACCACAGCGACCGACACCTCCAACGTCCAAGTGGTCTTCCAGGTTGTCATGGACACCATCATCAAGGAGAACCTGGAGGCCGTGTCGCTGCTCTGA
- the LOC143485611 gene encoding uncharacterized protein LOC143485611, protein MHTSITPIYPYPITPHPSTHTPLHHTSITPIPHYTLPTPIPPLHHTHTHPITPIRPLHPYPIPRYTIPTPIPPLPYYTLPTPIPPLHHTHTLIPHYTIPIHPYPITPYPYTHTPLHHTQLHHINTPLHHTHTSLHHTHTPIPHYTTPIPHYTTPIHHTHTHTPLHHTCTPLHYTHTHTPLRHTPLHHTHTPLPCYTIPTPILPLHHTQTPLPHYTILTPVPHYTTPVPHYTTPIPHYTILTPVPHYTTPVPHYTTPVPHYTTPIPHYTTPIPHYTIPTPHYPVTPYPHPYPITPYPYPHYTIPIPHYTIPIHPYPITPYPYLITPYTHTLLHHTHTLLHYTHYTIPTHILHYTIPTPIPYYAIPHYTIPTPHYPVTPYPHPYSHYTIPTPH, encoded by the coding sequence ATGCATACCTCCATTACACCCATCTACCCATACCCCATTACACCACACCCATCTACCCATACCCCATTACACCATACCTCCATTACACccataccccattacaccttacccacacccatacccccattacaccatacccacacacaccccattacACCCATACGCCCATTACACCCATACCCCATACCCCGCTACAccatacccacacccataccccCATTACCCTATTACACCTtacccacacccataccccCATTACACCATACCCATACACTCATACCCCATTACACTATACCCATACACCCATACCCCATTACACCATACCCATACACCCATACCCCATTACACCATACCCAATTACACCATATCAATACCCCATTACACCATACCCATACCTCATTACACCATACCCATACACCCATACCCCATTACACCACACCCATACCCCATTAcaccacacccatacaccatacccacacacataccccatTACACCACACCTGTACCCCATTACACTatacccacacccataccccATTACGCCATACCCCATTACACCATACCCACACCCCATTACCCTGTTACAccatacccacacccatacTCCCATTACACCATACCCAAACCCCATTACCCCATTACACCATACTCACACCCGTACCCCATTACACCACACCCGTACCCCATTACACCACACCCATACCCCATTACACCATACTCACACCCGTACCCCATTACACCACACCCGTACCCCATTACACCACACCCGTACCCCATTACACCACACCCATACCCCATTACACCACACCCATACCCCATTACACCATACCCACACCCCATTACCCTGTTACAccatacccacacccataccccATTACACCATACCCATACCCCCATTACACCATACCCATACCCCATTACACTATACCCATACACCCATACCCCATTACACCATACCCATACCTCATTACACCATACACCCATACCCTATTACACCACACCCATACCCTATTACACTATACCCATTACactatacccacacacatactccattacaccatacccacacccataccTTATTACGCCATACCCCATTACACCATACCCACACCCCATTACCCTGTTACAccatacccacacccatacTCCCATTACACCATACCCACACCCCATTAA
- the pcyt2 gene encoding ethanolamine-phosphate cytidylyltransferase isoform X1, whose product MIKNGHHASSEPGGEFPHGGPPAHGSEKRKRVVRVWCDGCYDMVHYGHSNQLRQAKAMGDHLVVGVHTDDEIAKHKGPPVFTQEERYKMVRAIKWVDEVVEGAPYVTALETLDTHNCDFCVHGDDITLTVDGKDTYEEVKQMGRYRECKRTQGVSTTDLVGRMLLMTKTHHTNMDNSDYQQHADNFGKGPKGHSPWTGVSQFLQTSQKIIQFASGKEPQPGDTIIYVAGAFDLFHIGHVDFLETVFRQAERPYVIVGLHFDQEVNRYKGKNYPIMNIHERTLSVLACRYVSEVVIGAPYAVGKDLLDHFKVDLVCHGKTEVFPDKDKTDPYAEPKKRGIFRMIDSGNGLTTDIIVQRIIENRLQFEARNQKKEAKEMAVIEALRRREDGETSQPVAQ is encoded by the exons ATGATCAAAAACGGACATCATGCGTCTAGCGAGCCCGGAGGAGAGTTTCCCCACGGAGGACCCCCCGCCCACGGGTCCGAGAAGAGGAAGCGTGTAGTCCGGGTATGGTGCGATGGATG ttATGACATGGTCCACTACGGCCACTCCAATCAGCTGCGGCAGGCGAAGGCCATGGGGGACCACCTCGTGGTGGGAGTTCACACAGACG ATGAGATAGCGAAGCACAAGGGTCCCCCGGTGTTCACCCAGGAGGAGCGCTACAAGATGGTGAGGGCCATCAAGTGGGTGGatgaggtggtggagggagCGCCGTACGTCACCGCGCTGGAGACTCTGGACACGCACAACTGCGATTTCTGTGTGCACGGAG ATGACATCACATTAACGGTGGATGGAAAGGACACATATGAAGAGGTGAAGCAAATGGGCCGATACAg GGAGTGTAAGCGCACGCAGGGCGTGTCCACCACAGACCTCGTGGGCCGGATGCTGCTGATGACGAAGACTCATCACACCAACATG GATAACTCAGATTATCAGCAGCATGCCGATAACTTTGGGAAG GGTCCTAAAGGCCACAGCCCATGGACAGGTGTGTCGCAGTTCCTACAGACGTCTCAGAAAATCATCCAGTTTGCCTCGGGCAAAGAACCGCAGCCCGGGGACACCATCATATATGTTGCCGGAGCGTTCGACCTCTTCC ACATCGGCCATGTGGACTTCCTGGAGACGGTGTTTAGACAAGCAGAGAGGCCTTACGTAATCGTTGGCCTGCACTTTGACCAG GAAGTGAACCGCTATAAAGGGAAGAACTACCCCATCATGAACATCCACGAGAGGACGCTGAGCGTGTTGGCGTGTCGG TACGTGTCTGAAGTGGTGATTGGTGCTCCTTATGCTGTGGGGAAAGACCTTCTGGACCATTTTAAG GTGGACCTCGTGTGTCACGGAAAGACGGAGGTGTTCCCGGACAAGGACAAAACGGACCCGTACGCT GAGCCAAAGAAGAGAGGAATATTTCGCATGATCGACAGTGGGAACGGCCTCACGACCGACATCATCGTGCAGAGAATCATcgagaacag GCTGCAGTTTGAGGCGCGGAACCAGAAGAAGGAGGCGAAGGAGATGGCCGTGATCGAGGCCCTGCGCCGCAGAGAGGACGGAGAGACGAGCCAGCCGGTCGCCCAGTAA
- the pcyt2 gene encoding ethanolamine-phosphate cytidylyltransferase isoform X2, protein MIKNGHHASSEPGGEFPHGGPPAHGSEKRKRVVRVWCDGCYDMVHYGHSNQLRQAKAMGDHLVVGVHTDDEIAKHKGPPVFTQEERYKMVRAIKWVDEVVEGAPYVTALETLDTHNCDFCVHGDDITLTVDGKDTYEEVKQMGRYRECKRTQGVSTTDLVGRMLLMTKTHHTNMDNSDYQQHADNFGKGPKGHSPWTGVSQFLQTSQKIIQFASGKEPQPGDTIIYVAGAFDLFHIGHVDFLETVFRQAERPYVIVGLHFDQYVSEVVIGAPYAVGKDLLDHFKVDLVCHGKTEVFPDKDKTDPYAEPKKRGIFRMIDSGNGLTTDIIVQRIIENRLQFEARNQKKEAKEMAVIEALRRREDGETSQPVAQ, encoded by the exons ATGATCAAAAACGGACATCATGCGTCTAGCGAGCCCGGAGGAGAGTTTCCCCACGGAGGACCCCCCGCCCACGGGTCCGAGAAGAGGAAGCGTGTAGTCCGGGTATGGTGCGATGGATG ttATGACATGGTCCACTACGGCCACTCCAATCAGCTGCGGCAGGCGAAGGCCATGGGGGACCACCTCGTGGTGGGAGTTCACACAGACG ATGAGATAGCGAAGCACAAGGGTCCCCCGGTGTTCACCCAGGAGGAGCGCTACAAGATGGTGAGGGCCATCAAGTGGGTGGatgaggtggtggagggagCGCCGTACGTCACCGCGCTGGAGACTCTGGACACGCACAACTGCGATTTCTGTGTGCACGGAG ATGACATCACATTAACGGTGGATGGAAAGGACACATATGAAGAGGTGAAGCAAATGGGCCGATACAg GGAGTGTAAGCGCACGCAGGGCGTGTCCACCACAGACCTCGTGGGCCGGATGCTGCTGATGACGAAGACTCATCACACCAACATG GATAACTCAGATTATCAGCAGCATGCCGATAACTTTGGGAAG GGTCCTAAAGGCCACAGCCCATGGACAGGTGTGTCGCAGTTCCTACAGACGTCTCAGAAAATCATCCAGTTTGCCTCGGGCAAAGAACCGCAGCCCGGGGACACCATCATATATGTTGCCGGAGCGTTCGACCTCTTCC ACATCGGCCATGTGGACTTCCTGGAGACGGTGTTTAGACAAGCAGAGAGGCCTTACGTAATCGTTGGCCTGCACTTTGACCAG TACGTGTCTGAAGTGGTGATTGGTGCTCCTTATGCTGTGGGGAAAGACCTTCTGGACCATTTTAAG GTGGACCTCGTGTGTCACGGAAAGACGGAGGTGTTCCCGGACAAGGACAAAACGGACCCGTACGCT GAGCCAAAGAAGAGAGGAATATTTCGCATGATCGACAGTGGGAACGGCCTCACGACCGACATCATCGTGCAGAGAATCATcgagaacag GCTGCAGTTTGAGGCGCGGAACCAGAAGAAGGAGGCGAAGGAGATGGCCGTGATCGAGGCCCTGCGCCGCAGAGAGGACGGAGAGACGAGCCAGCCGGTCGCCCAGTAA